The Litchfieldia alkalitelluris genome has a window encoding:
- a CDS encoding nicotinate phosphoribosyltransferase — translation MKEIELKLQGKIDRLTNKTFKFDERIKDGWFSAVYFLKTREIAKASKQDNIVTMQFFQKEHAVLCGTDEVIALIKEFADEPEGLEIHSLKDGDKVSPFETVLTITGPYQHFGYLEGIIDGIFSRRTSVATNVYNVVKAAKVSGEQKPVIFMGDRDDHYTQQAGDGYAAFIGGSSAQATHAMSEWWGKKGMGTMPHALIQLFNGDIVEATKAYHASFPDDELIVLVDYNNDCIADALKVAREFGDKLKAVRVDTSRTMIDQHFIRQPELMGTFDPRGVNTKLIFALRQALDNEGFNHVKIVVSGGFNEKRISEFEQQNAPVDLYGVGSSLLKINIGFTGDSVLLNGEPQAKAGRKYRPNPRLEKVEIK, via the coding sequence ATGAAAGAAATCGAATTAAAGCTACAAGGAAAGATTGATCGATTAACAAATAAGACATTTAAGTTTGATGAACGGATTAAAGATGGATGGTTTTCAGCAGTTTACTTCTTAAAAACAAGAGAAATTGCTAAAGCATCCAAACAAGATAATATTGTCACAATGCAATTTTTTCAAAAAGAACATGCTGTACTATGTGGGACGGATGAAGTAATTGCATTGATCAAAGAATTCGCAGATGAACCTGAAGGTTTGGAAATCCATTCGTTAAAAGATGGAGATAAGGTTAGTCCATTTGAAACGGTTTTGACAATTACAGGCCCATATCAACACTTTGGCTATTTAGAAGGAATTATTGATGGGATTTTTTCAAGAAGAACTTCTGTTGCCACTAATGTTTATAATGTTGTGAAAGCTGCTAAGGTATCAGGTGAACAAAAGCCTGTTATTTTTATGGGTGACCGTGATGATCATTACACTCAACAAGCTGGAGACGGCTATGCAGCATTTATTGGAGGCTCTAGTGCACAAGCTACCCACGCAATGAGTGAATGGTGGGGAAAGAAAGGTATGGGCACCATGCCACATGCACTTATTCAATTATTTAACGGAGACATTGTTGAAGCAACAAAGGCATATCATGCAAGTTTTCCTGATGATGAGTTAATTGTTCTTGTTGATTATAATAATGACTGTATTGCCGATGCATTGAAGGTTGCTAGAGAATTTGGAGATAAGTTAAAGGCTGTGCGAGTAGATACATCAAGAACGATGATTGACCAGCACTTTATTCGTCAACCAGAGTTAATGGGTACTTTTGATCCAAGAGGTGTAAATACCAAGCTAATCTTTGCGTTAAGACAGGCTCTCGATAATGAGGGCTTCAATCACGTGAAAATTGTTGTTAGTGGTGGTTTTAATGAAAAAAGAATAAGTGAATTCGAACAACAAAATGCTCCGGTTGATTTATACGGTGTAGGAAGTAGCTTGTTGAAAATTAATATAGGATTCACTGGTGATAGTGTTTTGTTAAACGGAGAACCACAGGCAAAGGCAGGAAGGAAATACCGTCCAAATCCAAGACTTGAAAAAGTGGAAATAAAATAA
- the murC gene encoding UDP-N-acetylmuramate--L-alanine ligase — translation MTVYHFVGIKGTGMSSLAQVLHDMNHEVQGSDVEKRFFTQKPLEERGIRILPFSKDNIEENQIVIAGNAYPDTHEEIEEATRLGVPVVRYHQFLGEFMQKYTSVGVTGSHGKTSTTGLLAHVMQGAEPTSYLIGDGSGKGAENNKYFVFEACEYRRHFLSYYPDYAIMTNIDFDHPDYFTNVQDVFSAFQEMALQVKKGIIACGDDEHLQSIHANVPVVFYGFNEDNDFQARNINKTTEGSTFDVFVRNTFYASFTIRGYGDHNVLNALAVIALCQYENIDVEIIQEGLNTFQGVKRRFSEKIIGDQILIDDYAHHPTEINATIEAARQKYPDREIVAVFQPHTFTRTQTFLAEFASSLSNADKVYLCDIFGSARENHGKLSIQDLINKIGNASLIDESDTSVLKQHERSVIIFMGAGDIQKFQDAYESVVV, via the coding sequence ATGACAGTTTACCATTTTGTTGGCATTAAGGGCACTGGCATGAGTTCTTTAGCTCAAGTACTTCATGACATGAACCACGAAGTACAAGGATCAGATGTTGAAAAGCGCTTTTTTACTCAAAAACCATTGGAGGAACGAGGAATTCGTATTCTTCCATTTAGTAAGGACAATATTGAGGAAAATCAAATTGTCATTGCAGGTAATGCATATCCAGATACCCATGAGGAAATTGAAGAAGCTACGAGGCTAGGAGTACCAGTTGTCCGTTATCATCAATTCCTTGGAGAATTTATGCAAAAATACACCAGTGTTGGGGTTACAGGATCACATGGCAAAACTTCGACGACCGGACTTTTAGCACATGTGATGCAAGGTGCTGAACCAACTTCATATTTAATCGGAGACGGATCAGGTAAGGGTGCGGAAAATAACAAATACTTTGTGTTTGAAGCTTGTGAGTACAGACGACACTTCTTAAGTTATTATCCGGATTATGCCATTATGACAAACATTGATTTTGATCACCCTGATTATTTCACTAATGTTCAAGATGTGTTCAGTGCGTTTCAGGAAATGGCATTACAAGTTAAAAAAGGGATCATTGCTTGCGGAGATGATGAGCATCTTCAAAGTATTCATGCTAATGTGCCTGTTGTTTTCTACGGCTTTAATGAAGATAATGATTTTCAAGCTAGAAATATTAATAAAACAACAGAAGGTTCCACATTTGATGTATTTGTTCGTAATACCTTTTATGCATCGTTCACGATTAGAGGATATGGCGATCATAATGTGCTGAATGCATTAGCTGTCATTGCATTATGTCAATACGAAAATATTGATGTTGAAATTATCCAAGAAGGTTTGAATACCTTCCAAGGAGTTAAGAGAAGATTCTCAGAAAAAATAATAGGGGATCAAATCTTAATTGATGACTATGCACATCACCCAACTGAAATCAATGCAACCATTGAAGCAGCGAGGCAAAAATATCCTGACCGTGAGATAGTTGCTGTATTTCAGCCACATACATTCACAAGAACTCAAACGTTCTTAGCTGAATTTGCGTCAAGCTTAAGTAATGCAGATAAAGTGTATCTTTGTGATATCTTTGGATCAGCGAGAGAAAATCACGGAAAGCTATCTATTCAAGATTTAATCAATAAGATTGGAAACGCATCATTGATTGATGAATCAGATACGAGTGTGCTTAAACAGCATGAACGAAGTGTAATTATTTTCATGGGCGCTGGTGATATTCAAAAGTTCCAAGATGCTTATGAAAGTGTTGTTGTATAA
- a CDS encoding aminopeptidase, producing the protein MKDIRIETLAKNLINYSVRLQKGEKVLIENFGLQRELVTALVSEAYKAGGYPFVSLKDHQVDRALLLGAQEEQFNMIADFEANVMGQMDAYIGLRSGDNINELADVPDDKMKISGNTIGKKVHREIRVPKTKWVVLRYPTSSMAQLAKMSTEGFEDFYFNVCNLDYGKMNDAMDSLVNLMNRTDKVRITGPGTDLTFSIKDIPAVKCAGQMNIPDGEVYTAPVRDSVNGTITYNTPSPYQGFTFENVKLTFKDGKIVEATSNDSDRINKIFDTDEGARYIGEFAIGVNPFIQHPMQDILFDEKIDGSFHFTPGQCYDDAFNGNSSNIHWDMVNIQRAEYGGGEMYFDGVLIRKDGRFVISELEQLNPDNLK; encoded by the coding sequence ATGAAAGATATTCGCATTGAAACTTTAGCAAAAAACTTAATAAATTATTCTGTACGTCTTCAAAAAGGTGAAAAAGTTTTAATTGAAAACTTCGGATTACAAAGAGAGCTAGTTACTGCCCTTGTTAGCGAGGCGTATAAGGCTGGCGGGTATCCATTTGTCTCTTTAAAAGACCATCAAGTTGACCGTGCATTGTTACTTGGAGCTCAGGAAGAGCAGTTTAATATGATTGCTGATTTTGAAGCAAATGTGATGGGTCAAATGGATGCATATATTGGTTTGCGTTCTGGCGACAACATTAATGAGCTTGCTGATGTTCCTGACGACAAAATGAAAATTTCAGGAAATACAATCGGGAAAAAGGTGCATAGAGAAATTCGGGTTCCTAAAACCAAATGGGTCGTATTGCGTTATCCAACTTCTTCAATGGCTCAGCTTGCGAAAATGAGTACAGAAGGATTTGAAGATTTTTATTTTAATGTTTGTAATCTTGATTATGGAAAGATGAACGACGCAATGGATTCCCTTGTTAACTTAATGAACAGAACAGATAAAGTTCGAATTACTGGGCCGGGAACAGACTTAACTTTTTCAATCAAAGACATCCCTGCCGTTAAATGTGCAGGACAAATGAACATACCTGATGGTGAGGTATACACAGCTCCTGTTCGTGATTCAGTTAATGGTACCATTACATACAACACGCCTTCACCATATCAAGGTTTTACCTTTGAAAATGTAAAGCTTACGTTTAAGGATGGAAAAATTGTTGAAGCAACCTCAAATGATAGTGATAGAATCAATAAAATATTCGATACTGATGAAGGTGCAAGATACATTGGTGAATTTGCGATTGGAGTAAATCCATTTATTCAACATCCAATGCAGGATATTTTATTTGATGAAAAAATTGATGGGAGCTTCCACTTCACGCCAGGTCAATGCTATGACGATGCATTCAACGGTAACTCTTCAAATATTCATTGGGATATGGTTAATATTCAACGTGCTGAATATGGCGGAGGAGAAATGTATTTTGACGGTGTGTTAATTCGTAAGGATGGAAGATTTGTTATAAGCGAACTTGAGCAGTTAAACCCTGACAACCTAAAATAA
- a CDS encoding DUF948 domain-containing protein — protein sequence MILIVYISVAIIAISFLVLVIYLSKTLKSLQLTLNNVASTLSGLEKQMEGITEETTVLLQKTNTLADDLQQKSQSLNTVVDAVKDVGTSIQKFNGSIQNVSDSVTYQLHKNQDKVSQVVQWSNVVIDIWDMWKAKKVTQTTKENIKDKEPLI from the coding sequence ATGATATTAATTGTATACATAAGTGTAGCTATTATTGCAATTTCATTTTTAGTATTGGTTATCTATTTATCAAAAACATTAAAGTCTCTTCAACTAACCTTAAATAATGTCGCTAGTACATTATCAGGATTAGAAAAGCAAATGGAAGGAATTACTGAAGAAACTACTGTACTATTGCAAAAAACAAATACACTAGCGGATGACTTACAACAGAAGTCTCAGAGCTTAAACACTGTCGTTGACGCAGTAAAAGATGTTGGTACGTCAATTCAAAAATTTAATGGTTCAATCCAAAATGTTTCAGATTCAGTTACATATCAGCTTCATAAAAATCAAGACAAGGTATCTCAAGTTGTTCAATGGAGTAATGTCGTAATAGATATATGGGATATGTGGAAAGCTAAGAAGGTTACTCAGACGACAAAAGAAAACATAAAAGACAAGGAACCATTAATATAA
- a CDS encoding YtxH domain-containing protein translates to MSKDGMSGKDFIIGTIIGGVVGAATALFLAPKSGKELREDFNDQASVVKEKTESLKNTVVDRGSKLADNAKEKTAHLTEAVTDQSNQLLNKVKEYSNKTVEQGKEVLENVNETAKEKAEEVLSTANDQTEEVQRRLAETQQALSDAENKL, encoded by the coding sequence ATGAGTAAAGATGGAATGAGTGGCAAGGACTTTATCATTGGAACTATCATCGGAGGGGTTGTCGGTGCAGCAACAGCTTTATTTTTGGCCCCGAAATCCGGTAAGGAACTTAGGGAAGATTTTAATGATCAAGCATCAGTTGTAAAAGAAAAAACAGAGAGTCTAAAGAATACGGTCGTTGATCGTGGTTCAAAGCTTGCGGATAATGCAAAAGAAAAAACAGCTCATCTTACCGAAGCAGTAACAGATCAATCGAATCAGTTGTTAAACAAGGTCAAAGAGTATAGTAATAAAACAGTAGAGCAAGGTAAGGAAGTACTTGAAAATGTAAATGAAACAGCAAAAGAAAAGGCTGAGGAAGTACTATCTACTGCAAATGATCAAACTGAAGAAGTTCAAAGAAGATTAGCAGAAACTCAACAAGCACTATCTGATGCTGAAAATAAACTATAA
- the ytxJ gene encoding bacillithiol system redox-active protein YtxJ, whose translation MKKIETIEEFNELLQENHKFLFVKHSTTCPVSQAAFDEFETFIQGHTDVAAYYLFVQEARPLSNYIAEEFEIKHESPQALLFENQSVKWNASHWKITKSSLNNAVLA comes from the coding sequence ATGAAAAAAATAGAAACAATCGAGGAATTTAATGAGCTACTACAAGAAAATCACAAGTTTTTATTTGTGAAACATAGTACAACCTGCCCAGTCAGTCAGGCAGCTTTTGATGAATTTGAAACCTTTATCCAAGGACATACCGATGTAGCAGCGTATTATTTATTTGTTCAAGAGGCAAGACCATTATCAAACTATATCGCTGAAGAGTTTGAAATTAAACATGAGTCACCTCAAGCTCTATTATTTGAAAATCAATCAGTAAAGTGGAATGCATCACATTGGAAGATTACAAAATCATCTTTAAATAATGCAGTTCTTGCATAA
- a CDS encoding bifunctional 3-deoxy-7-phosphoheptulonate synthase/chorismate mutase gives MSNLELDKLRDRVDEINLKLLDLISERAELVQEIGKAKEAQGVNRYDPVRERHMLNHINEHNKGPFETSTLQHIFKEIFKAGLELQKDDHRKALLVSRKKKPEDTIVDVKGEKIGDGSQYFVVGPCAVESYEQVAAVAAVAKAQGLKLLRGGAYKPRTSPYDFQGLGLEGLKILKRVADEYDMATISEIVNPADIEKAIDYIDVIQIGARNMQNFDLLKAAGQVNKPVLLKRGLAATLDEFINAAEYIISQGNGQIILCERGIRTYEKATRNTLDISAVPILKQETHLPVMVDVTHSTGRRDLLIPCAKAALAIGADGVMAEVHPDPAVALSDSAQQMDFDQFNHYITELKKLAAVKA, from the coding sequence ATGAGTAATTTAGAATTAGATAAACTTCGTGACCGAGTGGATGAAATCAACTTAAAATTATTGGACTTAATTAGTGAGCGTGCAGAACTAGTTCAAGAGATTGGAAAAGCAAAAGAAGCACAAGGTGTAAATCGTTATGATCCAGTTCGAGAACGACATATGTTAAACCATATAAATGAACATAATAAAGGACCATTTGAGACATCTACATTACAACATATTTTCAAAGAAATCTTTAAAGCTGGTTTAGAGCTTCAAAAGGACGATCATCGCAAAGCTCTATTGGTTTCTAGAAAGAAAAAGCCTGAAGACACAATTGTGGATGTTAAGGGTGAAAAAATCGGAGACGGCAGCCAATATTTTGTTGTTGGTCCATGTGCGGTTGAAAGTTATGAACAGGTTGCGGCTGTTGCTGCAGTTGCGAAGGCACAAGGATTAAAGTTACTTCGTGGTGGTGCATATAAGCCAAGAACTTCACCATATGACTTCCAAGGACTTGGTTTAGAAGGCTTGAAGATACTTAAGCGTGTTGCAGACGAATATGATATGGCTACAATAAGTGAGATTGTTAACCCAGCAGATATCGAAAAAGCTATTGATTATATCGATGTGATTCAAATTGGTGCACGTAATATGCAGAACTTTGACCTTCTAAAAGCAGCTGGTCAAGTTAATAAGCCAGTCTTATTAAAAAGAGGCTTAGCTGCAACACTTGATGAGTTTATTAACGCAGCAGAATATATTATCTCGCAAGGAAATGGACAAATTATCCTATGTGAGCGTGGGATTAGAACATATGAGAAGGCTACGAGAAACACGTTAGACATTTCGGCAGTTCCAATTCTAAAACAAGAAACACATTTGCCAGTAATGGTTGATGTGACTCATTCAACAGGAAGAAGAGATTTATTAATTCCATGTGCAAAAGCGGCTCTAGCAATTGGAGCAGACGGAGTGATGGCGGAGGTTCACCCAGATCCTGCAGTTGCTCTCTCAGATTCAGCACAGCAAATGGATTTTGACCAATTTAACCATTATATTACTGAATTGAAGAAATTAGCTGCTGTTAAAGCATAA
- the ccpA gene encoding catabolite control protein A — translation MNVTIYDVAREANVSMATVSRVVNGNPNVKPTTRKKVLEAIERLGYRPNAVARGLASKKTTTVGVIIPDISSIFYSELARGIEDIATMYKYNIILSNSDQNKEKELHLLNTMLGKQVDGIVFMGASITEDHVREFERSPAPIVLAASIETSKTIPSVTINYEQAAYDAVSALINKGHKRIAFLSGPVDAEEQVVLKKLEGYRRGLEEAGLSFEEELVLEGDYTYESGIEAIDKVKELAEKPTAIFVSTDEMALGVIHGAADTGILIPEEIEVIGFDNTRLATMVRPRLTTVVQPMYDIGAVAMRLLTKYMNKETVEDHIVELPHRIEYRQSMIEKE, via the coding sequence ATGAATGTCACAATATATGATGTAGCAAGAGAAGCAAATGTATCAATGGCAACTGTTTCACGTGTGGTTAACGGAAACCCGAATGTGAAACCAACAACTAGAAAAAAGGTATTAGAAGCAATTGAAAGATTAGGCTACCGCCCAAATGCTGTTGCTCGTGGTTTAGCTAGTAAAAAGACAACTACAGTTGGTGTAATCATCCCTGACATTTCAAGTATCTTTTATTCGGAACTTGCTCGAGGAATTGAAGATATTGCTACGATGTACAAGTATAACATCATCTTAAGTAATTCTGACCAAAATAAGGAAAAAGAATTACATCTTTTAAATACGATGCTCGGCAAACAGGTTGATGGTATTGTATTTATGGGAGCATCGATTACAGAAGATCATGTTCGTGAATTTGAAAGATCGCCAGCTCCAATTGTACTTGCAGCTTCAATTGAAACTAGTAAAACGATTCCTTCTGTTACCATTAACTATGAACAAGCTGCTTACGATGCTGTTTCTGCATTGATTAATAAAGGGCATAAGCGAATCGCGTTCTTATCTGGACCTGTTGATGCAGAAGAACAAGTTGTTCTTAAAAAGCTGGAAGGCTACCGTCGTGGTTTAGAAGAAGCAGGCCTTTCTTTCGAAGAGGAGTTAGTTCTAGAGGGAGATTATACGTATGAGTCTGGAATCGAAGCGATTGATAAGGTTAAAGAATTAGCAGAGAAACCCACTGCGATTTTTGTTAGTACAGATGAGATGGCATTAGGAGTCATTCATGGTGCCGCTGATACAGGTATTTTAATCCCTGAGGAAATTGAAGTCATCGGGTTCGATAATACGAGACTTGCTACAATGGTCCGTCCACGTCTAACTACTGTTGTTCAACCTATGTATGACATCGGAGCTGTTGCTATGCGTTTATTAACCAAGTATATGAACAAAGAGACAGTAGAGGATCATATTGTAGAACTGCCACACCGTATTGAATATCGTCAATCCATGATTGAAAAAGAATAA
- a CDS encoding acetoin utilization protein AcuC, producing the protein MSRDSIFVYSDQYISYKFNDKHPFNQIRVKLTYDLLKSIHALDDLRIVQPRIATDEELSLIHDPKYIQAVKLASEGGLAPEIAANYGLGTEDTPIFPGMHDASCLLVGGTLTAVDYVMEGKAAHGLNLGGGLHHGFRGKASGFCIYNDSAVAIKYMQHKYNAKVLYVDTDAHHGDGVQFLFYDDPNVCTFSIHETGRYLFPGTGNINERGVGKGYGYSFNIPVDAFTEDESWLHAYDTALREVIEFFKPDVILTQNGVDAHFLDPLTHLSTTMKIYREIPKLAHQLAHEYCNGKWIAVGGGGYDIWRVVPRAWSLLWLEMIDHEEITGPLPQTWLEQWQNVSPVALPPEWDDYVELYKPIPRKQEISEKNANTVANALYHIRSSKKH; encoded by the coding sequence ATGAGTAGAGATTCGATATTCGTATATTCTGACCAGTATATTTCTTATAAATTTAATGATAAACATCCGTTTAATCAAATCCGGGTGAAATTAACATATGACTTACTAAAATCTATACATGCACTTGATGACCTAAGGATTGTTCAGCCTCGTATAGCAACAGATGAGGAACTGTCTCTTATTCATGACCCCAAATATATTCAAGCTGTTAAACTTGCTAGTGAAGGGGGCTTGGCCCCAGAGATTGCTGCGAACTATGGTCTAGGAACAGAGGATACTCCCATCTTTCCTGGAATGCATGATGCAAGTTGCTTATTAGTTGGTGGAACATTAACAGCTGTTGACTATGTAATGGAAGGAAAAGCAGCTCACGGTCTTAACCTTGGTGGAGGTTTACATCATGGGTTCAGAGGTAAAGCATCTGGCTTTTGTATTTATAATGACAGTGCAGTAGCAATCAAATATATGCAACACAAATACAACGCAAAGGTCCTTTATGTGGATACTGATGCTCATCATGGAGACGGCGTACAATTTTTATTTTACGATGACCCAAATGTTTGCACATTCTCTATACATGAAACTGGTCGTTACCTTTTTCCGGGGACTGGAAACATTAATGAGCGAGGGGTCGGAAAAGGCTATGGATATTCGTTTAATATACCCGTTGATGCCTTCACTGAGGATGAATCCTGGCTCCATGCTTATGATACTGCGTTAAGAGAAGTGATTGAATTTTTTAAGCCTGATGTTATCTTAACTCAAAATGGTGTGGATGCTCATTTTCTTGATCCTTTGACACATCTATCCACAACAATGAAAATTTATCGAGAGATCCCAAAGTTAGCCCATCAGTTAGCTCATGAATACTGTAATGGAAAGTGGATTGCTGTTGGAGGTGGTGGCTATGATATTTGGCGTGTCGTACCTAGAGCATGGTCCCTTCTTTGGCTTGAGATGATTGACCATGAAGAAATAACAGGACCTTTACCACAAACATGGCTAGAACAATGGCAAAACGTTTCACCTGTCGCACTTCCTCCTGAATGGGATGATTATGTGGAATTATACAAGCCAATTCCACGTAAGCAGGAAATTTCTGAAAAGAATGCGAATACAGTTGCCAATGCATTGTATCACATACGAAGTTCAAAAAAACATTAA
- a CDS encoding acetoin utilization AcuB family protein, producing MIIEEIMKKNVITLSPGDPIETAIQLMSDYHIRHIPIVNSTREILGVISDRDIRDVSPSILHRNDHIDDFQKPIETIMSKHVITAHPLDFVEEAAVIFFEHKIGCLPIEKDNKLVGIVTETDILYTLVQLTGAHQPSSHLEVRVANKAGMLADVAVILKKHNVNIASVLVYPDVDQQYKILVFRVQTMNTTKIVSELREHGYSVIWPNLEELLNE from the coding sequence ATGATCATTGAAGAAATTATGAAAAAAAATGTTATCACTCTATCTCCTGGGGATCCAATTGAAACAGCAATACAATTAATGAGTGACTATCATATAAGACATATACCCATTGTTAATTCAACAAGAGAAATTTTAGGTGTCATAAGTGACCGAGACATCCGTGATGTTAGTCCCTCTATTTTACATAGAAATGACCATATTGATGATTTTCAAAAACCAATTGAGACGATCATGAGTAAACATGTGATTACAGCACATCCTTTGGATTTTGTGGAGGAAGCAGCAGTGATCTTTTTTGAACATAAAATCGGATGCTTACCTATCGAGAAAGATAACAAGCTAGTTGGAATTGTCACAGAAACAGATATTCTTTATACTCTTGTTCAGCTAACAGGTGCACATCAACCAAGCTCTCACTTAGAAGTAAGGGTTGCTAATAAAGCTGGTATGTTAGCAGATGTCGCTGTTATTCTAAAAAAACATAATGTTAACATTGCCAGTGTCCTTGTATATCCTGACGTTGATCAACAATATAAGATTTTAGTATTTAGAGTTCAAACTATGAATACAACCAAAATTGTTTCTGAATTAAGGGAGCACGGTTATTCAGTCATTTGGCCTAACTTAGAGGAGTTACTAAATGAGTAG
- a CDS encoding GNAT family N-acetyltransferase, which yields MKHLKTYNAKEVKTPNGNLIIEGPINGQKLASYEFHKDLVAFRPPEQQKRALIGIADLPEGRIIIARIRDTIVGYVTYLYPDPLERWSEGKMENLIELGAIEVIPEYRGFSVGKSLLIVSMMDDAMEDYITITTEYYWHWDLKGTGLNVWEYRKVMEKMMNAGGLVWYATDDPEISSHPANCLMAKIGKRVDPESIQRFDRLRFMNRFMY from the coding sequence ATGAAACATCTGAAAACATATAATGCAAAAGAAGTAAAAACTCCAAACGGAAACTTAATCATAGAAGGGCCTATCAATGGACAAAAGCTTGCTAGTTATGAATTTCATAAAGATTTAGTCGCCTTTCGTCCACCTGAACAACAAAAGAGAGCATTAATTGGAATTGCGGATCTGCCAGAAGGTAGAATTATAATAGCAAGAATCCGCGATACTATAGTAGGCTATGTCACTTATTTATACCCGGACCCCCTTGAGCGTTGGTCTGAAGGAAAAATGGAAAATTTAATTGAATTAGGTGCAATTGAAGTCATTCCTGAATACCGTGGATTCTCTGTAGGCAAAAGTCTATTAATTGTATCTATGATGGATGATGCGATGGAAGATTACATTACGATAACGACCGAATATTATTGGCACTGGGATTTAAAAGGAACAGGATTAAATGTCTGGGAATACCGAAAAGTAATGGAAAAAATGATGAACGCTGGTGGGCTAGTTTGGTATGCTACCGATGACCCGGAAATAAGCTCGCATCCAGCTAATTGTTTAATGGCAAAAATCGGCAAAAGAGTAGATCCAGAGTCAATTCAAAGATTTGATCGACTACGCTTTATGAACCGTTTTATGTATTGA